A genomic segment from Gossypium hirsutum isolate 1008001.06 chromosome D04, Gossypium_hirsutum_v2.1, whole genome shotgun sequence encodes:
- the LOC107898219 gene encoding uncharacterized protein: MDKKAMSDFIATLWNIWNGRNSKVFRNVEEDAKVIWDKAAALNKDFHIFNLLDRPMIPKPIVERVWQKPEAGFIKINFDATIQESLVFYGLVARDADGFVYGGHVGMIDKVSSIEWAEMYALDESIKYARSKNWKYVSVESDCASIVNRFNSRKEDLTLIGHQVKEIRKHTAGFNFFKANWAPRCCNKVADALCKWAFINKSCMDFNMDFPTEIHDLVLKDAIN, from the coding sequence ATGGATAAGAAGGCTATGTCGGATTTTATTGCTACCCTATGGAATATTTGGAATGGTAGAAACAGTAAAGTGTTTCGTAACGTGGAGGAGGATGCCAAGGTGATTTGGGACAAGGCTGCGGCTTTGAATAAGGATTTCCATATTTTTAATCTGTTGGATAGGCCGATGATCCCTAAGCCCATTGTGGAAAGAGTCTGGCAGAAGCCTGAGGCAGGGTTTATCAAGATCAACTTTGATGCTACTATTCAGGAGAGCTTGGTGTTTTATGGTCTGGTGGCAAGGGATGCTGATGGTTTCGTTTACGGGGGGCATGTGGGCATGATTGACAAAGTTTCGAGTATTGAGTGGGCGGAGATGTATGCCTTGGATGAGAGTATCAAGTACGCTCGGTCTAAAAACTGGAAGTATGTGTCGGTGGAGTCTGATTGTGCAAGCATTGTTAATCGTTTCAATAGCAGAAAGGAGGACTTGACGTTGATAGGCCACCAGGTGAAAGAGATTCGTAAGCACACTGctggtttcaatttttttaaggcTAATTGGGCCCCTCGGTGTTGTAACAAAGTAGCTGATGCTCTTTGTAAATGGGCTTTTATTAACAAGAGTTGTATGGATTTTAACATGGATTTTCCGACGGAGATCCATGATCTTGTTTTAAAGGATGCGATCAATTAA
- the LOC107899437 gene encoding uncharacterized protein isoform X1, which translates to MHKLTRFRLFILIKGILSRLDIRLSFYIGGEPTSRIAGLFLRILCWNALCSLMISIFKVHQAGLRGDKIDVVVKVQHPGIQDLMMNDIRNLQAFALYIQKNDIKFYLFSATKEMEKQVSVFTLMFLAKHIYHSFMYFSDYVN; encoded by the exons ATGCATAAGCTCACCCGCTTCAGATTGTTCATCCTGATTAAAG GTATTTTATCAAGGCTGGATATAAGGTTATCTTTTTATATTGGAG GGGAACCTACCAGTCGTATTGCAGGTCTCTTCTTGAGGATCCTTTGCTGGAATGCTTTGTGCTCGTTGATGATTTCAATTTTCAAG GTTCATCAAGCAGGATTGAGAGGTGATAAGATCGATGTTGTTGTTAAG GTGCAACATCCGGGAATCCAGGATCTTATGATGAACGACATTCGTAACTTGCAAGCATTTGCACTATACATTCAGAAGAATGATATCAAATTTTATCTGTTTTCCGCTACCAAGGAAATGGAAAAACAGGTATCTGTATTCACACTGATGTTCCTTGCAAAACACATCTATCATTCTTTTATGTATTTTTCAGATTATGTAAATTGA
- the LOC107899437 gene encoding uncharacterized protein isoform X2: MHKLTRFRLFILIKGEPTSRIAGLFLRILCWNALCSLMISIFKVHQAGLRGDKIDVVVKVQHPGIQDLMMNDIRNLQAFALYIQKNDIKFYLFSATKEMEKQVSVFTLMFLAKHIYHSFMYFSDYVN, encoded by the exons ATGCATAAGCTCACCCGCTTCAGATTGTTCATCCTGATTAAAG GGGAACCTACCAGTCGTATTGCAGGTCTCTTCTTGAGGATCCTTTGCTGGAATGCTTTGTGCTCGTTGATGATTTCAATTTTCAAG GTTCATCAAGCAGGATTGAGAGGTGATAAGATCGATGTTGTTGTTAAG GTGCAACATCCGGGAATCCAGGATCTTATGATGAACGACATTCGTAACTTGCAAGCATTTGCACTATACATTCAGAAGAATGATATCAAATTTTATCTGTTTTCCGCTACCAAGGAAATGGAAAAACAGGTATCTGTATTCACACTGATGTTCCTTGCAAAACACATCTATCATTCTTTTATGTATTTTTCAGATTATGTAAATTGA